In Reinekea thalattae, a genomic segment contains:
- the focA gene encoding formate transporter FocA, producing the protein MSLNQLSTAMPIAEKSVSHAAQAHTSLVQEAAKYGKAKAQKAFATSFGLAVFAGAFIAIAFVFYITVTTGASANASWGLVRLVGGIAFSLGLILVVIAGGELFTSTVLTTIAWAQRQITTGQMLRCWARVYGGNFIGAMLMLSLVSGAGLFMLDSGAWGLNALHIADHKLQHSWLQAFSLGILCNLMVCLGVWMTFASKDALTKSLLLVLPVAMFVSTGFEHSIANLFMVPLGLAIKTMAPVDFYTSLGISVQEFSDLTVAHFITKNLIPVTLGNIVGGGLIVGLGYWLTEIPQKTTRKTNDKTKPQVRQVSALTLVSNQPLPSLRTGGTAEKTTATIQAKAIQEDTMMNSVIKKAKVRDLMIANAIVLASEATLTDALRTMAENQLRVLPVADSQQRLLGVVSEHDVLRYLWAEEFSDQTAWRIKDIMQTDVLTVEPDNSLVDLIEFMTVDREQLFPVNDSGFLTANVYQSYEERLKMARAQRPSVYPVVCNDTLCGVVRRTDIVAFLAKAAAGNDAAPTSVQRVDPKLSTC; encoded by the coding sequence ATGAGTCTTAATCAGCTCAGTACAGCGATGCCGATAGCTGAAAAGTCGGTTAGTCATGCCGCTCAAGCGCATACCTCGTTGGTGCAAGAGGCTGCTAAGTACGGCAAGGCTAAGGCACAAAAAGCCTTTGCAACCTCGTTTGGATTAGCGGTTTTTGCTGGGGCTTTTATCGCTATTGCCTTTGTTTTTTATATCACCGTTACCACGGGTGCTTCGGCGAATGCCAGTTGGGGCTTGGTGCGCTTAGTTGGTGGCATCGCCTTTAGCTTAGGTTTGATACTGGTGGTTATTGCAGGGGGAGAGCTTTTTACCAGCACGGTACTCACCACTATTGCCTGGGCGCAGCGACAGATCACCACAGGGCAGATGTTGCGCTGCTGGGCTCGAGTTTACGGCGGCAATTTTATTGGCGCGATGCTCATGCTTTCTCTCGTCAGTGGCGCAGGGCTTTTTATGCTCGATAGCGGAGCTTGGGGCTTAAACGCTCTACACATTGCTGATCATAAATTACAGCACAGTTGGTTGCAGGCGTTTTCACTCGGCATTCTTTGTAATTTGATGGTGTGTTTAGGGGTGTGGATGACCTTTGCCAGCAAGGACGCATTGACCAAATCGCTCTTGCTCGTTTTGCCGGTGGCGATGTTTGTTTCAACAGGTTTCGAGCACAGCATTGCCAACTTATTTATGGTGCCGCTTGGCCTAGCCATAAAAACCATGGCTCCCGTCGATTTTTATACATCCTTAGGTATATCGGTACAGGAATTTTCCGACCTGACGGTTGCCCATTTTATTACCAAGAACCTTATCCCAGTGACGCTCGGCAATATTGTCGGCGGTGGCCTGATTGTCGGTTTGGGTTATTGGTTAACTGAGATACCGCAAAAAACGACCCGAAAAACAAACGACAAAACAAAACCACAGGTGCGCCAGGTTTCGGCATTAACGTTGGTTTCAAACCAGCCACTGCCTAGCCTGAGAACTGGCGGCACTGCAGAAAAAACAACAGCAACGATTCAAGCGAAAGCAATTCAAGAGGATACGATGATGAACTCAGTAATTAAAAAAGCCAAAGTGAGAGATTTAATGATCGCCAATGCCATTGTTCTGGCTTCAGAAGCGACCCTAACCGATGCCTTACGTACTATGGCTGAAAATCAGCTGCGGGTACTGCCCGTTGCCGACAGCCAGCAGCGTTTATTGGGTGTCGTGTCAGAGCACGATGTGTTGCGCTACTTATGGGCTGAGGAGTTTTCTGACCAAACCGCATGGCGCATTAAAGACATTATGCAAACCGATGTTTTAACCGTTGAACCGGATAACTCACTGGTCGATCTGATTGAATTTATGACTGTTGATCGTGAGCAGCTATTCCCGGTGAACGACTCTGGTTTTCTGACTGCTAACGTCTACCAAAGCTATGAAGAGCGTTTAAAGATGGCACGGGCACAGCGTCCTAGCGTTTATCCGGTGGTTTGTAACGATACATTGTGTGGCGTGGTTCGCCGTACAGATATAGTGGCGTTTTTAGCGAAAGCTGCCGCTGGTAATGATGCAGCGCCAACAAGCGTACAGCGTGTCGACCCAAAGTTGAGCACCTGCTAG
- the trhA gene encoding PAQR family membrane homeostasis protein TrhA, with amino-acid sequence MAETMPRYGFREELANSLTHGLGAFLAIIGLVAMLLVSVGDGSVWKVVSASIYGAALIAMFLASTLYHSVQAEGARRVLRQADHLAILYLIAGTYTPLTLVTLSGAWGWSLFGVIWGLTLIGTVLQLSPARHVKALMVTLYLIMGWVAVIAARPLIANMDATGLALIVGGGLAYSGGVVFYVNKKIPFNHAIWHLFVMAGAFLHYFAILFYVL; translated from the coding sequence GTGGCAGAGACAATGCCGAGATACGGTTTTAGAGAAGAGTTGGCTAACAGCCTTACCCATGGACTAGGGGCTTTTTTAGCGATTATTGGTTTGGTAGCAATGCTATTGGTATCAGTCGGTGATGGCAGTGTTTGGAAGGTTGTGTCTGCTTCTATTTACGGCGCTGCACTCATTGCGATGTTTTTAGCGTCAACGCTGTATCATTCCGTTCAGGCTGAAGGCGCACGTCGGGTTCTACGGCAGGCCGATCACTTAGCGATACTATATTTAATTGCCGGTACCTACACGCCATTAACGCTGGTGACCTTGAGTGGTGCTTGGGGTTGGTCATTATTTGGTGTTATTTGGGGCTTAACTCTTATTGGTACTGTGTTGCAGCTATCACCAGCGCGCCATGTTAAAGCGCTTATGGTAACGCTGTATTTGATCATGGGTTGGGTCGCCGTAATTGCAGCCAGACCTTTAATCGCCAATATGGATGCAACAGGGCTAGCACTGATTGTTGGCGGCGGCTTAGCCTACAGTGGTGGCGTTGTGTTTTACGTTAATAAAAAAATTCCATTCAATCATGCCATCTGGCACTTATTTGTCATGGCGGGTGCATTTTTACATTACTTCGCCATTCTCTTTTACGTTCTTTAG
- a CDS encoding bile acid:sodium symporter family protein: MSLFVSQILLPVVLAAIMLAMGLGLSVKDFQRIILQPRAVLLGLLLQIAFLPLLALAIITLVPLSPMAAAGLFLVSLCPGGATSNLFSFLARGDIALSVTLTGLTSLLSPIILPLAFYSYLAVTADSATTFAVPLITLMKQLALVTLVPVSTGMIIRRMAPSWSNSVQPIVRRIATGAMIAIVFALMATNLNVVQALFSLNSLAVLLLATGSLIIAFGIAARANLNQQQRRTIAIEVGVQNAGTAMMVALAILHTPELAFVPLMYGLFMNLPAFGFLAWLAKRDARQLVASR; encoded by the coding sequence ATGTCGCTATTCGTTTCTCAAATTTTACTGCCCGTGGTTCTCGCTGCCATCATGCTTGCGATGGGCCTTGGCCTAAGCGTAAAAGATTTTCAACGCATTATTCTACAGCCTAGAGCCGTGCTGTTAGGTTTGCTTTTGCAGATCGCCTTTCTACCGTTACTGGCTCTAGCCATCATCACACTTGTGCCACTATCACCTATGGCAGCAGCAGGATTATTTTTAGTCTCACTTTGCCCTGGCGGTGCAACATCGAATCTGTTTTCTTTTTTAGCGCGCGGTGACATTGCCTTAAGCGTGACACTCACAGGCTTAACCAGCTTACTTTCGCCAATAATTTTACCCTTAGCATTTTACAGCTACCTTGCTGTAACAGCGGATAGCGCAACGACCTTTGCGGTACCTTTAATAACTCTAATGAAACAACTGGCGTTAGTAACCCTTGTACCGGTATCAACCGGCATGATCATTCGGCGCATGGCGCCTTCTTGGTCAAACAGCGTCCAACCGATAGTTCGACGCATCGCAACGGGCGCAATGATCGCCATTGTATTTGCATTAATGGCAACGAATCTGAACGTAGTACAGGCGCTATTCAGTCTAAACAGCTTGGCCGTATTACTGCTCGCCACTGGCTCGCTGATCATTGCTTTTGGCATTGCCGCACGCGCTAATCTTAACCAACAACAACGACGCACCATTGCGATTGAGGTCGGCGTACAAAATGCTGGCACCGCCATGATGGTGGCACTGGCAATATTACATACACCTGAGTTGGCGTTTGTACCACTCATGTACGGCCTATTTATGAACCTTCCAGCCTTTGGCTTTTTGGCATGGCTGGCTAAAAGAGATGCTCGGCAGTTGGTGGCAAGCCGTTAA
- a CDS encoding porin: MKKLALTIAVAAIAATAAQAKTVYEEDGMSLDLTGEVAFEVVRDEKDESTVDYKTDNVDLEVKAAYDLENGVQVYGFYAFEFASWTEENVSSDDGVPEDELKDALIDHYIGVKVGGLHVRYGDQDLAVDQFGITEEKDSDLAYESVLGADDIDGGSAEVLVVEYSGDSFYIAASTDLPEGDPSDATAYDVFGKYKVADITLGAVFAVQDQDGEDGDDPLTSMGGSIEWKGIDSLKLANQTTYNQDSENIGTDFSFEYDFSSTFDIGGGLGYLIPGDESAETTYYYVNLDYDLHKDVDTYAELFGESNDDVDTQLGFVVGLSVDF, encoded by the coding sequence ATGAAAAAATTAGCACTGACTATTGCTGTTGCTGCCATTGCTGCGACTGCTGCTCAAGCAAAAACTGTTTATGAAGAAGACGGTATGAGCTTAGACCTTACCGGTGAAGTTGCATTTGAAGTTGTTCGTGATGAGAAAGATGAGTCAACAGTTGACTATAAAACTGATAATGTCGACCTTGAAGTAAAGGCTGCTTACGACCTAGAAAATGGTGTCCAAGTTTATGGCTTCTATGCATTTGAATTTGCTAGCTGGACGGAAGAAAATGTCTCTAGTGATGACGGTGTTCCAGAAGATGAATTGAAGGATGCCCTAATTGATCATTACATCGGTGTAAAAGTTGGCGGCCTGCATGTACGTTATGGCGACCAAGATTTAGCTGTTGATCAATTTGGAATCACTGAGGAAAAAGATTCAGACTTAGCTTATGAATCTGTACTTGGTGCAGATGACATTGATGGTGGTTCTGCTGAAGTATTGGTCGTTGAATATAGCGGTGATAGCTTTTATATTGCAGCCTCTACAGATTTACCTGAAGGTGATCCAAGTGATGCTACTGCTTATGATGTTTTTGGTAAGTATAAAGTTGCAGATATTACTCTTGGAGCAGTTTTTGCGGTTCAGGATCAAGATGGAGAAGACGGTGATGATCCGCTAACGTCAATGGGCGGTAGCATCGAGTGGAAAGGCATTGATAGTCTTAAGCTTGCAAACCAAACTACCTATAACCAAGATAGTGAAAATATAGGTACAGACTTCTCTTTTGAGTATGACTTTTCTTCAACCTTCGATATTGGTGGTGGTTTAGGGTACCTTATTCCGGGAGATGAAAGTGCTGAAACTACATACTATTATGTAAACTTAGATTACGATTTACATAAAGATGTAGATACTTATGCTGAACTGTTTGGTGAAAGCAACGATGACGTTGATACTCAGCTAGGCTTCGTTGTTGGCTTATCTGTCGACTTCTAA
- a CDS encoding DUF342 domain-containing protein, producing the protein MPILNKKNTSANMSLELKVSQDLGVAHAALTPSDSPLELSMDILTRMISEHGIADWDIDFTALEKLLADFAKGIPTETLFATRLDAEWDFKVSNDKMVVQIKVKPAKGGTPIQAKTLLQQLIGLKIDQKRINGRALKALETLTKPAKTVVATGKKAVMGRNSRFESLIGDEPEAQNGPKEDASGRVDFLAGKDYLTVEEGTPLVRRHPPTNGQVGMDVYGKIIQPTPGKSIPFAEDMQGVAMSDADSEVLVSTTAGHPIILSDGAKVDPTLKFDNVGLNTGHITFDGSLDIRGDVMSGINIDVTGDVFIKGSVESATISAGNDIHIGGGALGNIDLREQEGGQSECRLTAQGSVEVRYANLAAIEAKKDIIIREYSFNSDLDAGNIIQLGQTGGKGNLVGGNIVAGQAVTAKVLGSQAYVHTRIQVGASRNDLEQALHLKRLHTERVKKMAQMKAYYMLVKTKIENNSATADEKHKARQAQESMKQMQEILLDIEGKMNSIKFAKFITDAPNITANQECFPNCFLTINGSSFKTDREYRAVSFIRKGGRITTR; encoded by the coding sequence ATGCCCATACTCAATAAGAAAAACACATCTGCCAATATGAGCCTTGAGCTAAAGGTCAGTCAGGATCTCGGTGTTGCACACGCAGCACTGACGCCCTCAGATTCGCCTTTAGAACTCTCAATGGACATTCTAACGCGCATGATTTCTGAGCATGGCATTGCCGATTGGGATATTGACTTCACGGCACTGGAAAAGCTACTTGCTGACTTCGCAAAAGGAATACCAACTGAAACACTGTTCGCAACACGCTTAGACGCCGAATGGGATTTTAAAGTCTCGAATGACAAGATGGTCGTTCAAATTAAAGTCAAACCCGCGAAAGGCGGCACTCCGATTCAGGCCAAGACCTTACTGCAACAACTTATCGGCCTTAAAATCGACCAAAAACGCATCAATGGTCGCGCACTAAAAGCACTGGAAACACTGACAAAACCTGCCAAAACCGTCGTTGCGACAGGTAAAAAGGCTGTAATGGGCCGTAATAGTCGCTTTGAATCATTGATCGGCGACGAACCAGAAGCTCAAAACGGCCCCAAAGAAGACGCTTCCGGTCGCGTCGATTTTCTAGCAGGTAAAGACTATTTAACTGTTGAAGAAGGTACGCCACTGGTACGCCGACACCCTCCGACCAATGGCCAAGTTGGCATGGACGTTTATGGCAAAATAATTCAGCCAACACCTGGTAAGTCGATTCCTTTTGCCGAAGATATGCAAGGTGTTGCAATGTCCGACGCCGACTCAGAAGTACTAGTGTCCACCACTGCTGGCCACCCAATTATTTTAAGCGATGGCGCAAAAGTAGACCCAACGCTTAAATTCGACAATGTCGGACTCAATACCGGACACATCACCTTTGACGGCTCGCTCGATATTCGAGGCGATGTCATGAGCGGCATTAATATTGATGTCACCGGCGATGTGTTTATTAAAGGTTCAGTTGAATCTGCGACAATTAGTGCAGGCAATGACATCCATATCGGCGGTGGCGCATTAGGAAATATTGATTTACGCGAACAAGAAGGCGGCCAGTCGGAATGCCGACTCACGGCTCAGGGCTCCGTTGAAGTCCGCTACGCCAACCTTGCCGCTATTGAAGCAAAGAAAGACATCATCATTCGAGAGTACTCATTCAATTCAGACTTGGACGCTGGCAACATTATTCAGCTGGGCCAAACAGGTGGTAAAGGCAACCTTGTTGGCGGCAACATTGTCGCGGGTCAGGCGGTCACGGCAAAGGTGCTCGGCAGCCAAGCCTATGTTCATACTCGAATTCAGGTAGGCGCATCCCGTAATGATCTCGAACAGGCTTTACATCTTAAACGCCTGCACACCGAGCGAGTTAAAAAAATGGCCCAAATGAAGGCCTACTACATGTTGGTAAAAACAAAAATAGAAAACAACAGCGCCACCGCAGATGAAAAACACAAGGCGCGACAGGCACAAGAAAGCATGAAACAAATGCAAGAAATTTTGCTCGATATTGAAGGCAAGATGAACAGCATCAAGTTTGCCAAGTTCATTACCGATGCACCCAATATTACGGCGAATCAAGAATGCTTTCCGAACTGTTTTTTAACTATTAATGGTTCATCATTTAAGACCGACAGAGAATACCGAGCCGTCTCGTTTATCCGCAAAGGCGGACGTATCACAACTCGATAA
- the ddlA gene encoding D-alanine--D-alanine ligase — protein sequence MSKKIKVGLVFGGRSAEHQVSLQSAQSILSAIDSDKFEVVKIGISAEGTWLLNDSADVFLNGDDPENIALAETAKPVALVAGESNGALKPLTETTVNNSTSLDVLFPILHGPYGEDGSIQGLAKLANIACVGSGILSSSVGMDKDFTKRILIQAGIAVADFMTLKSAYFTEDDVQRIEATFNYPVFIKPANMGSSIGVSCAHNREQLLDAIQSAFKYDKKLLVEQAIKGRELECAVLGNDHPRASVVGEIIASDGFYDYESKYIDANAAKLSLPADISEQLSERIQQTSLAVFKALECRGMARVDMFVTDDEQIIINEVNTLPGFTKISMYPNLWAASGLSYTDLISELIELAIEDYRP from the coding sequence GTGAGCAAGAAAATAAAAGTTGGCTTGGTCTTTGGTGGTCGCTCTGCGGAGCATCAGGTTTCGTTGCAGTCTGCGCAAAGTATTTTGTCGGCTATTGATAGCGATAAATTCGAGGTTGTTAAAATCGGTATTTCGGCAGAAGGGACTTGGCTATTAAATGATTCTGCGGATGTCTTTTTAAATGGTGATGATCCAGAAAACATAGCATTAGCAGAAACGGCTAAGCCTGTTGCTCTTGTTGCAGGTGAATCCAATGGGGCACTAAAACCACTGACAGAAACCACTGTAAACAACTCGACATCGCTGGATGTACTGTTCCCCATTTTACATGGTCCTTATGGCGAAGATGGCTCCATTCAAGGTTTAGCTAAGTTAGCTAATATTGCTTGTGTCGGTAGTGGTATTTTGAGTTCGTCGGTTGGAATGGATAAGGACTTCACTAAGCGAATTCTGATACAAGCGGGTATTGCTGTTGCTGATTTTATGACATTGAAATCGGCTTATTTCACTGAGGATGATGTTCAGCGCATTGAGGCGACATTTAATTATCCAGTTTTTATTAAGCCGGCCAATATGGGATCGTCGATCGGCGTAAGCTGTGCTCATAATCGTGAGCAGTTGTTAGATGCAATTCAATCTGCGTTTAAGTACGACAAAAAACTTTTGGTAGAACAAGCGATCAAAGGGCGCGAACTAGAATGCGCCGTGTTAGGTAATGATCACCCTCGTGCTTCTGTTGTCGGTGAAATTATAGCAAGTGATGGCTTTTATGATTACGAGTCCAAGTACATCGACGCCAATGCCGCTAAGTTAAGCTTGCCAGCAGATATATCTGAGCAGTTAAGTGAACGTATTCAACAAACCTCGTTGGCGGTATTTAAAGCCCTAGAGTGCCGCGGTATGGCGCGAGTCGATATGTTTGTTACTGATGATGAGCAGATTATTATTAACGAAGTGAACACCTTGCCCGGCTTTACTAAAATTAGTATGTACCCTAATTTGTGGGCGGCCAGCGGCTTAAGTTATACCGACTTAATCAGTGAATTAATTGAACTGGCTATTGAAGACTATCGGCCTTAG
- a CDS encoding porin: MKKLALSVAVSSIALAAVAAQAGTVYEKDGLSLDISGQIAFEAVSNTSTDVNAFKTDDLNLFIEPSLALESGTVFGYFDIEAASPTEFNTIDEDSGDTVETSANLLQLDDEYYLGYQTGALTVKFGNVYAASDDFWFTNELDSDVAIQIPDNISDETLKVSYAADAFTVIGSYDFSDAEDATAYAVFASYDVAGATIAGTYESIEDAETAYGVAVAYSMDAIGVAAQYSAETEGETSGIDLTASYSISSELSVAGGYGMADEVNTYYVNTWYDLGALDFYGEVYGNDADDSEIGYVFGVDLDF; the protein is encoded by the coding sequence ATGAAAAAACTAGCACTTTCTGTTGCGGTATCTTCTATCGCACTTGCTGCTGTAGCTGCTCAAGCAGGTACTGTTTATGAAAAAGATGGCTTGTCTTTAGATATTTCTGGTCAGATTGCTTTTGAAGCAGTTAGTAATACAAGTACTGATGTTAACGCATTCAAAACTGACGATCTTAACCTTTTCATTGAACCAAGCCTTGCTCTAGAGAGTGGTACTGTATTCGGTTACTTCGATATTGAAGCGGCTTCACCTACTGAGTTTAATACTATTGATGAAGATAGTGGTGATACGGTAGAGACCTCTGCAAACCTTCTTCAATTAGATGATGAATACTACCTAGGTTACCAAACTGGTGCTTTAACTGTTAAGTTCGGTAATGTTTATGCTGCTTCTGATGATTTCTGGTTCACTAACGAATTAGATTCAGATGTTGCTATTCAAATTCCTGACAACATTTCTGACGAAACGTTGAAAGTTTCTTACGCTGCTGATGCATTCACAGTAATCGGTTCTTACGATTTCTCTGACGCTGAAGATGCAACAGCTTACGCTGTATTCGCTTCTTATGACGTTGCTGGCGCTACCATTGCTGGTACTTATGAGTCTATCGAAGACGCAGAAACTGCTTACGGTGTTGCTGTTGCTTACAGCATGGACGCAATCGGTGTTGCTGCTCAATACTCTGCTGAAACTGAAGGTGAAACTTCTGGTATCGATCTAACTGCAAGCTATAGCATATCTTCTGAGCTATCAGTAGCTGGTGGTTACGGTATGGCTGATGAAGTAAATACATACTACGTTAACACTTGGTATGACCTAGGTGCTTTAGACTTCTACGGTGAAGTTTATGGTAACGATGCTGACGATTCTGAAATCGGTTACGTTTTCGGTGTTGATCTAGACTTCTAA
- a CDS encoding DEAD/DEAH box helicase yields MFESLNLHPKLIQAINALQWTQATEVQTQSLPFALQGQDLIISAETGSGKTAAYLIPVLHKLISQPNNQAGSQILIMVPTRELAQQVKKDCDALSQFSAIQSVIIRGGQEFQYQASLLRRNPHIIIATPGRLTEHLNSKTVDLSDIETVVLDECDRMLDMGFRDEVLAITEHCTTKHQSLLLSATLRHRGVKAIAGTLLNDAKLVKVETDSLQPNITQQVILSDDDKHKEKLTHWLLTNEKYEKAIVFTKTRAAAQQLNNLLRYHKLRVESLHGEIAQDDRNKVMAKFREGVVDIIVATDLAARGLDVQGVDLVINYHMAQSGDEHVHRVGRTGRAGESGLAICLVNSFDYSLMSSIERYLKIRFERRQIEPLKAKYTGPKNVKANGKPVGVKKANTKKRNSDKKNESKVKAEKHAARKRKNIGKRRQATNQPETGGFAPIKKKKTIIEEQ; encoded by the coding sequence TTGTTCGAATCACTCAATTTGCACCCAAAACTAATCCAAGCGATTAATGCCCTTCAATGGACACAAGCCACCGAGGTGCAAACGCAAAGCCTTCCCTTTGCTCTTCAAGGTCAAGATTTAATTATCAGCGCCGAAACTGGCAGCGGCAAAACCGCAGCCTATCTGATCCCTGTATTGCACAAGCTGATCAGCCAGCCGAATAACCAAGCAGGCAGCCAAATATTAATTATGGTTCCAACACGCGAACTGGCTCAGCAGGTCAAAAAAGACTGCGATGCACTCAGTCAATTTTCGGCTATTCAATCGGTCATTATTCGTGGCGGCCAAGAATTTCAATACCAGGCGTCGTTATTGCGACGTAACCCGCACATCATCATTGCAACACCAGGACGCCTAACTGAGCACCTGAACAGCAAAACCGTCGATTTATCAGACATTGAAACTGTAGTTTTAGATGAATGCGACCGCATGCTCGACATGGGTTTTAGAGACGAAGTACTGGCGATCACTGAACATTGCACAACTAAGCACCAAAGCCTGCTACTTTCAGCAACGTTACGACATCGCGGTGTTAAAGCCATTGCCGGCACGCTATTAAACGACGCCAAGTTGGTGAAGGTTGAAACAGACAGCTTGCAACCTAACATCACTCAGCAAGTGATTCTCAGTGATGACGATAAGCATAAAGAAAAGCTAACCCACTGGCTGCTAACGAACGAAAAATATGAAAAAGCCATCGTTTTCACGAAAACACGTGCCGCTGCTCAACAATTAAACAATCTGCTGCGTTATCATAAGCTGCGCGTCGAAAGCCTTCATGGTGAAATCGCTCAGGATGATCGCAACAAAGTCATGGCTAAATTCCGTGAAGGCGTGGTCGATATTATCGTCGCTACAGACTTAGCCGCTCGTGGTTTAGATGTTCAGGGTGTCGATTTGGTTATCAATTACCATATGGCACAAAGTGGCGACGAACATGTTCACCGTGTCGGCCGCACCGGCCGTGCTGGCGAGTCCGGCTTGGCGATATGCTTAGTAAATTCGTTCGACTATTCGTTAATGTCGAGTATTGAGCGCTACCTTAAAATTCGCTTTGAGCGACGCCAAATTGAGCCTTTAAAAGCTAAATACACGGGCCCTAAAAATGTTAAAGCCAACGGCAAGCCTGTCGGCGTTAAAAAAGCCAATACAAAAAAACGGAACTCTGATAAGAAAAACGAATCGAAAGTAAAAGCCGAAAAACACGCAGCACGTAAACGCAAAAATATCGGCAAACGTCGGCAGGCGACAAACCAACCAGAAACAGGTGGTTTTGCCCCGATCAAAAAGAAAAAAACAATAATAGAAGAACAGTAG
- a CDS encoding 1,4-dihydroxy-2-naphthoate polyprenyltransferase, which yields MNSTHAWWLAARPKTLPASVSPVILGSALAYFHGQFDVWLLLLALICAVALQVAVNFANDYFDHASGVDTEHRLGPVRASQSGMVSAAAMKRALALVCSIALLSGLALCWLSSWALVWFGIAAMVAVFIYSGGPWPLASHGLGEVTVFLFFGWLAVGGSYFAHSQAIGSLVLGFASVAGLISAAIMLVNNIRDIPTDKVAGKYTLAVMLSEARARMLYRYLLWFVIGLHLALVSLLGIVLILPLLLCAPLFRRLFQLSYQSQGQELNALLAQTAKTELVYCLLTSLCLVLLPTLP from the coding sequence ATGAATTCGACTCATGCTTGGTGGCTTGCCGCTCGCCCTAAAACTCTGCCCGCCTCGGTTAGCCCGGTCATTTTAGGTTCTGCGCTGGCGTATTTTCATGGCCAGTTTGACGTATGGCTATTATTGCTGGCGTTGATTTGCGCTGTGGCGTTGCAGGTGGCGGTGAATTTTGCCAACGATTATTTTGATCACGCCTCTGGGGTCGATACCGAACATCGGCTGGGCCCTGTGCGCGCCAGTCAGAGCGGGATGGTTTCTGCCGCCGCAATGAAAAGGGCGCTGGCGTTGGTTTGTAGTATTGCGTTGCTCTCGGGCTTAGCGCTTTGCTGGTTATCGTCTTGGGCGTTAGTGTGGTTTGGTATTGCAGCGATGGTCGCCGTCTTTATATACAGTGGCGGGCCTTGGCCATTGGCGTCTCATGGTTTAGGAGAGGTGACTGTTTTTTTATTTTTTGGTTGGCTTGCGGTTGGCGGTAGTTACTTTGCACACAGCCAAGCGATAGGTAGCCTTGTTTTAGGCTTTGCCTCGGTAGCCGGGCTGATCAGTGCTGCCATTATGCTGGTCAATAATATACGTGATATTCCAACCGATAAGGTGGCAGGCAAATACACTTTGGCAGTGATGCTTAGCGAAGCTCGTGCGCGTATGCTTTATCGATATTTGCTCTGGTTTGTGATTGGCCTACATTTAGCGCTTGTCTCCTTATTAGGCATTGTCCTTATATTGCCGTTGCTCTTGTGCGCGCCGTTGTTTCGTCGGCTGTTTCAGCTGTCGTATCAATCTCAAGGTCAGGAGTTGAATGCGCTGTTGGCGCAGACGGCTAAAACCGAATTGGTTTATTGCCTATTAACCAGTCTATGTCTAGTTCTACTACCAACGTTGCCGTAG